One Carassius carassius chromosome 28, fCarCar2.1, whole genome shotgun sequence genomic window carries:
- the LOC132108417 gene encoding matrilysin-like — translation MQVLLCLVCAFGLFGQYHPAPLPLEDDGPVHPTRPAQNDLSVATKYLQKFYSFQADPKGRRRRSRPSFSSKLKDMQSFFGLNRTGTLNPDTLAVMTAPRCGVSDVEDYSHRRGNRWKKNIITYSVGRYTSDLPVNTVDDLFALALDAWAKASPLTFQRSYSHQADIMVEFVGNEHGDSFPFDGPDGTLAHAFGPGEGIGGDVHFDEAEAWTAGFKGFNLYVVAAHEFGHALGLKHSQNPDSVMYPTYKNRKTQNLLSSEDIMNINTLYGPRDKRPYPSARFSWSYPSSPWYSGSYFPVSFKDTCNSNLTFDAVTTVGEAIFFFRDKYLWIKHNNQNDIKEGPISNFMPKIDCRIDAAYWVPQRSAAYLFNGTNFWTVKGSQVKGRAKNISSLGFPSWVQQIDAAVHIHKTVHTLFFTQHQYWRYNEHNKTMSDSSPRSISDDFPEINGPLSAAIYKDGSLHFFVGSYVYEYDVKQKEIIGADKTTSWLGC, via the exons AAATACCTGCAGAAATTCTACAGTTTCCAAGCAGATCCTAAAGGACGCAGGAGGAGGAGTCGTCCCTCGTtctcttccaaactgaaagacaTGCAGAGCTTTTTTGGGCTGAACAGGACAGGAACCCTGAACCCAGACACCCTCGCTGTCATGACGGCTCCTAGATGTGGCGTCTCAGATGTGGAGGATTACAGTCACAGACGTGGAAACAGgtggaagaaaaacatcatcacttACAG TGTAGGGAGATACACCAGTGACTTACCAGTGAATACAGTGGATGATCTGTTCGCGTTGGCTCTAGATGCATGGGCAAAGGCCAGCCCTCTCACCTTCCAGAGGTCATATTCACACCAGGCGGACATCATGGTGGAGTTTGTTGGAAATG AACATGGCGACTCCTTCCCCTTTGATGGTCCGGATGGCACACTGGCCCATGCTTTTGGCCCAGGGGAAGGCATCGGTGGGGACGTTCATTTTGATGAAGCTGAAGCATGGACGGCTGGGTTCAAAG GGTTTAACCTGTATGTGGTAGCTGCACATGAGTTTGGTCATGCACTTGGTTTGAAGCACTCGCAAAACCCAGATTCAGTGATGTATCCGACatacaaaaatagaaaaacacaaaacCTGCTCTCCAGTGAAGATATCATGAACATAAACACACTCTACG GGCCAAGGGACAAAAGGCCCTATCCATCTGCAAGATTTAGCTGGAGCTATCCCAGCAGCCCCTGGTACAGTGGTTCATATTTCCCCGTGTCATTCAAGGACACATGTAATTCCAATCTGACTTTTGATGCTGTGACTACTGTTGGAGAAGCCATTTTCTTCTTCAGGGACAA ATACTTGTGGATCAAACACAATAATCAAAATGATATAAAGGAAGGTCCCATCAGCAATTTCATGCCAAAAATTGATTGTCGGATCGACGCTGCTTACTGGGTTCCCCAGCGCTCAGCAGCATATCTGTTCAACG GGACAAATTTTTGGACTGTGAAAGGATCCCAAGTAAAAGGCAGAGCGAAAAACATCAGCAGTCTGGGGTTTCCATCATGGGTACAGCAGATAGATGCTGCAGTCCACATTCACAAAACTGTACACACCCTGTTCTTCACCCAACACCAGTATTGGAG GTATAATGAACACAACAAGACAATGAGTGACTCCAGCCCACGTAGCATTTCTGATGACTTCCCAGAAATAAATGGACCCCTAAGTGCAGCAATTTATAAAGATG gttctcTTCATTTCTTTGTTGGCTCTTATGTGTATGAATATGACGTCAAACAAAAGGAAATTATTGGTGCAGATAAGACAACTTCCTGGCTTGGATGTTAA